ACCGGATCTCTTTCAAGAACCCGGGGCAAAGCGGCCGGTGTCCGCGTCGCAGACGCGCGATCCGCCCACGCGCCCCCACCAGCCGGGCCCCATCGCGGTCGACCGTCTTCCCGCGCGAACCGGTTTCCCGCCCGCGAGCCAAGCCGGGCGATGGGGGTGGGTCCCTTCGACAGGAGGCCACATGACGTCCGCCATTCCGATCGTTTGTCCGTACTGCGGGGTCGGCTGCAATATCGAGCTGAATCTCGACCAAAGCGGCAGGCCCTTCGAAAGCCGTGCCTCGGGGCGCAACCCCGAATTAAACGGCCGCTACCTTTGCGTCAAGGGCTTCACGGTGCACGAACTGCTGAACAACCCGGAGCGGCTGAAAACGCCCTTCCTGCGGAAGGCCGACCAGATGGTCCCGGTGTCCTGGGAGGCGGCGCTGGACGCCGCTTCCCGCGGCCTGAAGGCCGTCATCGCCAAATACGGCCCTGAAAGCGTCGGTCTGCTCTGCAGCGGCAAGATCCTCAACGAGGAGGCCTATCTTTCGCAAAAATTCCAGCGCACCGTGATCGGCAACAACCACATCGACAATTGCGCCCGGCTTTGCCACGGACCCTCCGAAGCGGCCCTGCGCCGTCAGCTGGGCTTCGGCGCGGTCAGCACCTTTCTCGAGGACTACGACGCCACCGAGACCGTGGTGGTCGTCGGCGCGCACACCACCTTCACCCACCCCGTCATCTGGATGCGCGTCAAAAAACGGGCCAAAAAGGGCCAGGTCAACCTGATTCTGGCCGACCCGCGGGAAACGGATCTGGTCAAAAACGCCGCCGTCCACCTGCGGGTCAAACCGGGCATGGACATTTTCTGGCTCGGGGCGCTGGCCAAGATCATTCTCGACAAGGGATGGCACGACCACGCCTTCTGCGAAAAAAACACCATCGGCTTCAAGGCCTTGTGCCAAAGCCTGGCGGACTTCGACATCGATGCCGCATGCGGGCGTGCCGGCGTGTCGCGCCAGGCGCTGGAAACCGCGGCGGGATTGATTCACGATAAGAAAACGATCTTCATCTGGGGCATGGGCCTGACCCAGCACGCCCACGGAACGGACAACATCACCGCCTTGCTGAACCTGGCGCTGCTGACCGGCAACATCGGCAAACCCGGCTGCGGGCTCTCACCCCTGCGGGGTCAGAACAACGTGCAGGGCGCCGGCGACATGGGGGCGTTGCCCAATCTGTTGCCGGGCCACCTGGCGGTGGACGACGAGGCGGCCCGGATTCACATGGGCGCCATATGGAATGCGGTCGTCCCCTCGCGGGGGGGTCTGGCGGCACCCGAAATGATCCACGCCATCGCCTCCCGCAAAATCCGGGCGCTCTACGTCATCGGCGAAAACCCGGCCCTTTCCGAACCCCAGGCCAATTTCGTGACCTGGATGCTGCATCAACTGGACCTCTTGATCGTCCAGGAAGTCTTCCCCAGTGAAACCGCCAAATACGCCGACATCATCCTCCCGGCGGCGGCCGTGGGGGAGAAGGACGGCACCTTCACAAACGCCGCCAGGCGGATTCAATACACCGCCAAAGGGGTCAGCCCCCCGGGGGATGCCCGGGCGGATTGGGAGATTCTGCAGGACCTGGCCAATGCCATGGGCGCCGACTGGCATTACGCCTCGAGCAGCGCCATCTGGGAGGAAATTCGCCAGGCAGCGCCGGTTTTCAGCGGCATCAGCCACGAGCGGCTGAAGCGCTCGAGGGGGATTTTCTGGCCCTGCTACGGGGAATCCCACCCGGGCACCCCGCGCCTTTACGAAGACGGCTTCGGGTTCCGCGACCGGCGGGCGCGCTTCATTCCGGTGGATCTGCCGGAGACCCTGATGACGCCAACCGAAGATTACCCGCTGGTGCTGATCACGGGACGCCTGCTGGAGCATTTCAACACCGGCGAAATGTCGCGCCGGACGACCAAGCTTTCCAAACTGCGGCCGGCCGCCTACCTGGAGATGAATCCCCGGGATGCGGCGGCCGCCGGTTTATTGGAAAACGACGTCGTCCAAATGACCAGCCCTTACGGCACCGTGCGCCTGCCGCTCAAGTTGGACGACAGCCTGCAACGGGGATATCTTTTTGCCCCGATTCATTTCAGCGAGCCCAATTTCAACTCCCTGATGAGCGCCGTGCCCATCGACCCCCATGCCCGGATGCCGGCCTTGAAGGTGATCCCCGTAAGGGTGGAAAAAGCCTGACTCCAGGCGGTTTCCAACCACGGCGGGGTGAAGCACACGGCCGACAGGCGCTTTTTTCACGTCGGCCAAATTGAAAGTTTGACTTGCTTCCGAAACTTGGCTATAAGTTGGCCAAGGTGCCTGAGAAGGCTTAAATGGGAACCCCGTGGGAATCGGGGACGGTCCCGCCGCTGTAATCGGGGACGACCGCTGCGAATGCCACTGCCCGGGCAAACCGGGTGGGAAGGTGCAGCCAGTAGGACGATCCGGAAGTCAGAAGACCTGCCTTGAATATGCGTCACTGCCCCTGCGGCAAGACAGGGGAGACAGTGGCAGTCAAGGGTCAAGCTAGCTGGGTGCAGCCCTTCGTGTTTTTTATCACGAAGGGCTTTTTTTGTTCCCCGATACCGGCGGGGACTCAGCGGGGAAAGGCGGCCGAGCTTCCGGGCAGAAGTGCCCGGCCTCACTCTCCGGGCCGGGTTTTCTCGGCCGCCTTTCCCTGGATCCCGTTTCCAGCAAGCGCCGCTTGTCTCCCGTTGAAGCTCCCCAGGCCGCAGGCAAGTGCTGACGCGCAACCCCGAAGACTGGAGGACAAAATGGCCAAGCTCTGCACCACCGCCCACCACCCCTTGGGCAAATCCAACGAACCGGTCTACACCATCACCGACGGGAAGTTCTACCGGACCGTTTTTCACCCTTCCGGGTGGTCGGCGCTGGCCGACTATGAACTGGGCCCGGACGGCAAACTCTACCGCACGGCCAGCCATCCGCTGGGCCCCGGCAAGGCGGCGGCTTACGAATTCCGCGGCGACTGCGGGCTTTACCGCACGGCCGGCCACCCCCAGGGCGCAAGTGACCTGCCGGAGTACGAACTGTGCGACTGACCGGCTGAAGCGCTGCCCGGCTCAGCGTGGGGGTGCCCGCCCCAAGGGCCTGGGTACCGGCGCCCCCCCATGAACCGCCGCCCAAAAACGAGAAATGCACAAAATCGGGCGAAACACTTGATCCGCCCCCCCCGGTCGGGATAAAGGAGAGACACTTCTCCGCGAAGCCAGGACCGGTGGGGGCTTTTTTTTGGTCCCGGCAGCGGCCAAGCGCCTGAAACGACCCAACCCGCAACGCGATATTTGCAGAGAGGAAAAACCATGGTTTTCAAAGGCAGGGCCTACGATGAAATCGCGGTGGACGAGACTTTCGCCGATGCGCTGACGGTCACCGAAACCCACATCGTGCTGGCCGCCGGCATGTTCGGCGACTTCAACCCGTTGCACGTCAACCAGAGTTTCGGTGAAAACTCGCGCTTCGGCGGCCGGATTTTGCACGGCCCCTTTACCAGCGCCCTGATATCGGCCCCGGTGGGCGTCTTTTTCGCCGGCACGGCGGTCGCCTACCTGGAGCACGCCTGCCGCTTCAAACTGCCGGTCAGGGCGGGCGACACCCTGACCACCACCTGGACGGTCACCGAAAAGATCGACAAACCCAAAATCGACGGTGGGATCGCCGCCATGACGGCCGTCTGCCACAACCAGCGAAACGAGCTGGTCG
The genomic region above belongs to Desulfobacteraceae bacterium and contains:
- the fdhF gene encoding formate dehydrogenase subunit alpha, whose product is MTSAIPIVCPYCGVGCNIELNLDQSGRPFESRASGRNPELNGRYLCVKGFTVHELLNNPERLKTPFLRKADQMVPVSWEAALDAASRGLKAVIAKYGPESVGLLCSGKILNEEAYLSQKFQRTVIGNNHIDNCARLCHGPSEAALRRQLGFGAVSTFLEDYDATETVVVVGAHTTFTHPVIWMRVKKRAKKGQVNLILADPRETDLVKNAAVHLRVKPGMDIFWLGALAKIILDKGWHDHAFCEKNTIGFKALCQSLADFDIDAACGRAGVSRQALETAAGLIHDKKTIFIWGMGLTQHAHGTDNITALLNLALLTGNIGKPGCGLSPLRGQNNVQGAGDMGALPNLLPGHLAVDDEAARIHMGAIWNAVVPSRGGLAAPEMIHAIASRKIRALYVIGENPALSEPQANFVTWMLHQLDLLIVQEVFPSETAKYADIILPAAAVGEKDGTFTNAARRIQYTAKGVSPPGDARADWEILQDLANAMGADWHYASSSAIWEEIRQAAPVFSGISHERLKRSRGIFWPCYGESHPGTPRLYEDGFGFRDRRARFIPVDLPETLMTPTEDYPLVLITGRLLEHFNTGEMSRRTTKLSKLRPAAYLEMNPRDAAAAGLLENDVVQMTSPYGTVRLPLKLDDSLQRGYLFAPIHFSEPNFNSLMSAVPIDPHARMPALKVIPVRVEKA
- a CDS encoding MaoC family dehydratase N-terminal domain-containing protein, producing the protein MVFKGRAYDEIAVDETFADALTVTETHIVLAAGMFGDFNPLHVNQSFGENSRFGGRILHGPFTSALISAPVGVFFAGTAVAYLEHACRFKLPVRAGDTLTTTWTVTEKIDKPKIDGGIAAMTAVCHNQRNELVAEADGKIMLKNRRAV